The Fusarium oxysporum Fo47 chromosome II, complete sequence genome includes a region encoding these proteins:
- a CDS encoding galactose mutarotase-like domain-containing protein, protein MADAPISFLPLGAIIQSLVVNGVNIVQGFPTQEDYEKHNSPYFGVTVGRVANRIKGARIDSLNGKEVTLAANDGQNHLHGGKIGWSSRVWDGPKPVGTRQVPGVEGLEGGESVAFTLTSEDGDEGYPGTVEVTVTYTTGTQNVDGKEVIILAMEYEAKLVGGADETVINMTNHSYFNPSGKETIAGTDITLPTANYLAVGSDLIPTGKIEPFPGVTANKTFTLGPQEPNIDHCFVLNTDPSSVPLDTRNQPLNLNVKAHHSGSGVNLEVYSTEPTFQIYTGAGINVPAVNGLPARGARAGFCCEPARYVNAANVPEWKNQVLLKKGDTYGARTVYKAWAD, encoded by the coding sequence atggctgaCGCTCCTATTTCTTTCCTGCCCCTTGGCGCCATTATCCAGTCCCTTGTCGTCAACGGCGTCAACATCGTCCAGGGCTTCCCCACGCAAGAGGACTATGAGAAGCACAACTCCCCTTATTTCGGCGTGACTGTTGGTCGTGTCGCCAACCGCATTAAGGGTGCTCGCATTGACAGCCTCAATGGTAAGGAAGTTACTCTCGCCGCCAACGATGGACAGAACCATCTTCATGGCGGTAAGATTGGCTGGAGCAGCCGCGTCTGGGACGGCCCCAAACCTGTTGGAACTCGCCAAGTTCCAGGCGTAGAGGGACTTGAGGGTGGTGAGAGTGTTGCCTTTACACTTACCAGTGAGGATGGTGACGAGGGATACCCTGGCACCGTCGAAGTCACTGTTACTTACACAACTGGCACACAAAACGTCGATGGCAAGGAAGTCATCATTCTCGCCATGGAATACGAGGCAAAGCTCGTTGGTGGCGCTGATGAGACCGTCATCAACATGACCAACCACTCCTACTTCAACCCCAGCGGAAAGGAGACTATTGCCGGTACAGATATCACCCTGCCTACAGCCAACTACCTGGCTGTTGGTAGCGATCTCATCCCCACAGGCAAGATTGAGCCTTTCCCCGGTGTCACCGCCAACAAGACCTTCACACTGGGCCCCCAGGAGCCCAATATCGACCATTGCTTTGTCCTAAATACAGACCCTTCCTCTGTGCCCCTGGACACCCGCAACCAGCCCCTCAACCTCAATGTCAAGGCCCACCACTCCGGCTCCGGCGTGAACCTCGAGGTTTATAGCACTGAGCCTACCTTCCAGATCTACACCGGCGCCGGCATTAATGTGCCTGCCGTCAACGGTCTGCCTGCTCGTGGTGCTCGTGCCGGTTTCTGCTGTGAGCCTGCTCGCTATGTTAACGCTGCCAATGTACCTGAGTGGAAGAACCAGGTCCTGCTCAAGAAGGGTGACACATACGGTGCCAGAACCGTATACAAGGCGTGGGCCGATTGA
- a CDS encoding ferric reductase like transmembrane component-domain-containing protein produces the protein MVSLSQLDARHIQNMSEAKTLEPHWGYADRALPCTNDKGSCEYLDLVYYAHDLGMLYSGILWATILAVFFLWAILRHVGKPSSPAITLGVNPKAGLAKVRSSLSSLTRQYLLPDACRTIFGRTTRFQVAVMLSLVGYLTVWSFVGMTYQKWVTPVKDMPGVYNTRTTLGPWSDRVGILAYALTPLSVLLASRESVLSLITGVPYQSFIFLHRWLGYIIFLQGSLHTIAWTVVEVRLYQPQPKVAAEWIVQEYMIWGVVAMILLLLMFIGSTPWGIRATGYEFFRKSHYVLAMVYIGACWGHWKQLKCFLLPSLLFWFADRGFRLLRTAYLHYHHLPSGKMGFQAAQAVITRFPDAEHGDILRFDLENDQDPWKIGQHYFLCFTESNIWQSHPFTPINAPVVEKGVVKHSYIMRAKGGETKKMAELAAKKLTISERATTSVILTGAYGETTMDHIAPDTNIVCVAGGTGIAYVLPVLLELARSPISRDRKIELIWAIRHAADAEWVQEEMDLLQQARKALNLKIRVYATRDSSSSSKLQVSDEKDVTDATRQLGSSSSSDVIEEGCACGTDVPVAKIGNGIVDEDRHPNLSKLISDFVSNTITGPTTVFASGPGGMISDLRTIVAGCNSGNKVWNGNERFDVKLVCDDRLEW, from the coding sequence ATGGTGTCTCTCAGCCAGCTGGATGCTCGCCACATCCAAAACATGAGCGAAGCCAAAACCCTGGAACCTCACTGGGGATACGCTGATCGCGCTCTCCCTTGCACAAACGATAAGGGATCTTGCGAGTATCTCGATCTGGTCTATTATGCCCACGATCTAGGCATGCTCTACTCCGGAATCCTTTGGGCTACTATCCTCgctgtcttcttcctttGGGCTATTCTACGACATGTCGGCAAACCCTCATCTCCGGCTATCACTCTTGGAGTGAACCCAAAAGCCGGTCTCGCCAAGGTCCGCAGCAGTCTCAGCTCGTTAACACGGCAATATCTCCTTCCAGATGCCTGCCGGACGATCTTTGGCCGTACCACTCGCTTTCAGGTTGCTGTCATGCTGTCCCTCGTGGGATATCTCACTGTTTGGAGCTTTGTCGGTATGACTTATCAGAAATGGGTTACTCCCGTCAAAGATATGCCTGGAGTCTACAACACTCGCACTACTCTCGGTCCTTGGTCTGACCGAGTCGGTATTCTCGCGTATGCCCTGACTCCTCTGTCTGTCCTCTTGGCTAGCAGAGAATCTGTCCTTTCTCTCATCACAGGAGTGCCCTACCagagcttcatcttcctACATCGCTGGCTGGGCTATATCATTTTCCTTCAGGGTTCCCTTCACACCATTGCCTGGACTGTCGTTGAGGTCCGTCTATACCAGCCTCAACCTAAGGTTGCCGCCGAGTGGATTGTACAGGAATACATGATCTGGGGTGTCGTTGCCATGATTCTGTTACTCCTCATGTTCATCGGAAGTACTCCTTGGGGAATTCGCGCAACAGGATACGAGTTCTTCCGCAAGTCTCACTACGTCCTCGCCATGGTTTATATTGGTGCCTGCTGGGGTCATTGGAAGCAGCTCAAGTGCTTCTTGCTTCCATCACTCCTGTTCTGGTTCGCTGACCGTGGATTCCGACTGCTTCGTACCGCTTATCTGCATTACCACCATCTCCCCTCAGGTAAGATGGGATTTCAAGCTGCCCAAGCTGTTATCACCAGGTTCCCTGACGCTGAGCATGGCGACATTCTTCGATTCGACCTTGAAAACGATCAGGACCCCTGGAAGATCGGACAGCACTACTTCCTCTGTTTCACTGAGAGCAACATCTGGCAATCACATCCCTTCACTCCGATAAATGCTCCTGTCGTTGAGAAGGGTGTTGTGAAGCACTCGTACATCATGCGCGCCAAGGGCGGTGAAACTAAGAAGATGGCTGAGCTGGCTGCTAAGAAGCTCACGATCTCCGAGAGAGCTACCACTTCTGTCATTCTCACTGGCGCCTATGGTGAGACCACAATGGACCATATTGCACCTGACACCAATATTGTCTGTGTCGCTGGTGGCACTGGCATTGCCTATGTACTCCCTGTCCTCCTTGAACTCGCACGATCACCCATTTCCCGAGACCGCAAGATTGAGCTCATCTGGGCCATCCGCCATGCCGCTGACGCTGAATGGGTTCAGGAGGAGATGGACCTTCTACAGCAGGCCCGAAAGGCTCTCAATCTCAAGATCCGCGTCTACGCTACACGAGACTCCAGCAGCAGTTCCAAGCTTCAGGTCAGCGACGAGAAGGATGTCACAGATGCTACCAGACAACTcggctcatcatcatcgtcagaCGTGATAGAAGAAGGCTGTGCATGCGGCACCGATGTCCCCGTTGCTAAAATCGGAAACGGTATTGTCGATGAGGACCGACACCCTAATCTatccaagctcatcagcgaCTTTGTGAGCAACACCATTACTGGTCCCACGACAGTCTTTGCCAGTGGCCCCGGTGGAATGATCAGTGATCTTCGCACGATTGTGGCTGGGTGCAACTCAGGCAATAAGGTCTGGAACGGCAATGAGCGATTTGATGTTAAGCTGGTTTGTGACGATCGTCTGGAATGGTAG